Proteins from a genomic interval of Pseudophryne corroboree isolate aPseCor3 chromosome 4, aPseCor3.hap2, whole genome shotgun sequence:
- the MSGN1 gene encoding mesogenin-1 — protein sequence MDTVYQPIIKMEENYVLCSDPESTYLSASWDWKQNTENYSLSQTPSPQSLSPAASYESPFSGCSHPSSLEEMPYGEDMVAYRLLQYPTDFQHEMESSKGGPSKRVQHSLKAVMNSQRRRKASEREKMRMRAIAEALHTLRTNLPPVYSQGRQPLTKIQTLKCTISYIEELTTLLNNPKGT from the coding sequence ATGGACACTGTGTATCAGCCTATTATAAAGATGGAAGAGAACTATGTCCTGTGCTCTGACCCAGAATCCACTTACTTGTCTGCATCTTGGGACTGGAAACAAAATACTGAGAACTACTCTCTCAGCCAGACTCCATCTCCTCAGAGTTTGTCGCCAGCTGCCTCCTATGAGTCTCCATTTTCTGGCTGCTCACATCCATCCAGCCTGGAGGAGATGCCTTATGGTGAGGACATGGTGGCCTACAGGTTGCTCCAGTACCCTACTGACTTCCAGCATGAAATGGAAAGCAGCAAAGGAGGGCCCAGCAAACGTGTCCAGCATAGTCTCAAAGCTGTTATGAACTCCCAACGTAGGAGAAAGGCCAGTGAGAGGGAGAAGatgagaatgagggccatagcagaGGCCCTTCACACCCTGAGGACAAATTTGCCACCAGTCTACAGTCAGGGCAGGCAACCCCTCACCAAGATCCAGACGTTAAAGTGCACCATTTCTTACATTGAGGAACTTACCACCCTTCTCAACAACCCCAAGGGGACATAG